A window from Argopecten irradians isolate NY chromosome 3, Ai_NY, whole genome shotgun sequence encodes these proteins:
- the LOC138319397 gene encoding protein yippee-like 5 produces the protein MGRIFLRHIGGTRLFSCASCDTSLTNRAELISTRFTGATGRAFLFNKVVNLNYSEVQDRVMLTGRHMVRDVSCKNCDAKLGWIYEFATEDNQRYKEGRVILERALVTESEGFEEHIGHDS, from the exons ATGGGTCGTATCTTCCTGAGACATATAGGAGGAACACGTCTATTTTCTTGTGCTAGCTGTGACACATCCCTTACCAACAGGGCAGAACTCATATCTACACGATTCACAG GTGCAACTGGACGAGCTTTCCTGTTCAACAAAGTTGTAAACCTGAACTACAGTGAGGTACAGGACCGTGTGATGTTGACCGGACGACACATGGTCCGTGACGTGTCCTGTAAGAACTGTGATGCCAAGCTGGGATGGATCTATGAGTTTGCCACAGAAGACAATCAACGTTACAAGGAAGGCAGGGTAATCCTGGAGCGTGCTCTCGTAACAGAGAGTGAGGGATTTGAAGAGCATATTGGACATGATAGTTGA